Proteins encoded together in one Arvicanthis niloticus isolate mArvNil1 chromosome 7, mArvNil1.pat.X, whole genome shotgun sequence window:
- the Dgkq gene encoding diacylglycerol kinase theta isoform X2, translating to MYHHHWREGNLPSGARCEVCRKTCGSSDVLAGVHCEWCGVQAHSVCSTALTPECTFGRLRSMVLPPSCVRLLSRNFSKMHCFRIPETMVLELGNGDDGLDGNAAIGTGREVLTATESTKQTLKIFDGNDSMKKNQFRLVTVSRLAQHEEVMEAALRAYYISEDPKDFQLQALPLSLLSGNAQALGKAGTTEEEATKGSGPEAWVIRSLPRTQEILKIYPGWLKVGVAYVSIRVNSQSTARSVVQEVLPLLGRQGENLERFQLIEVLMSSRQVQRTVLADEEPLLDRLWDIRQTSVRQVNQTRFYVAETRAVAPRVSLFVGGLPPGLSSQDYSNLLHEAMATKAAVVSVSHVYSLQGAVILDVTCFAEAERLYMLARDTTVHGRPLTALVLPDVLHTKLPPDCCPLLVFVNPKSGGLKGRELLCSFRKLLNPHQVFELTNGGPLPGFHLFSQVPCFRVLVCGGDGTVGWVLAALEETRRHLACPEPSVAILPLGTGNDLGRVLRWGAGYSGEDPFSVLVSVDEADAVLMDRWTILLDAHEMNSTENNVGEAEPPKIVQMNNYCGIGIDAELSLDFHQAREEEPGKFTSRFHNKGVYVRVGLQKISHSRSLHKEIRLQVEQQEVELPSIEGLIFINIPSWGSGADLWGSDSDSRFEKPRIDDGLLEVVGVTGVVHMGQVQGGLRSGIRIAQGSYFRVTLLKATPVQVDGEPWVQAPGHMIISATAPKVHMLRKAKQKPRKAGAIRDTRVDTLPASEGSPL from the exons ATGTATCACCATCACTGGAGGGAGGGGAACCTGCCTTCTGGTGCACGATGTGAGGTCTGTAGGAAGACTTGTGGTTCCTCGGATGTGCTGGCTGGTGTCCACTGCGAGTGGTGTGGTGTACAG GCTCACTCGGTGTGCTCCACAGCGCTCACACCTGAGTGTACGTTTGGACGTCTGCGCTCCATGGTACTGCCTCCTTCGTGTGTGCGCCTGTTGTCCCGAAACTTCAGCAAGATGCATTGCTTCCGAATCCCTGAGACCATGGTCCTGGAGCTTG GTAATGGGGATGATGGCCTAGATGGGAATGCTGCTATAGGCACAGGCAGAGAGGTGCTGACAGCTACAGAATCCA CCAAACAGACCCTGAAGATCTTCGATGGCAACGactccatgaaaaaaaatcagtttcgtCTAGTTACAGTTTCCCGCCTGGCTCAGCACGAGGAAGTGATG GAGGCAGCACTCCGAGCCTACTATATCAGTGAGGACCCTAAGGACTTCCAGCTGCAGGCACTCCCCCTGTCCTTACTGTCTGGCAATGCCCAGGCTTTGGGGAAGGCTGGGACCACTGAGGAGGAGGCTACTAAAGGCTCTGGGCCTGAGGCTTGGGTCATCAGGTCTCTGCCTCGTACCCAGGAGATCCTGAAGATCTACCCTGGCTGGCTCAA GGTAGGTGTGGCCTATGTGTCCATCCGTGTGAACTCCCAGAGTACAGCACGGTCTGTGGTTCAAGAGGTTCTCCCACTGTTAGGACGACAG GGTGAAAACCTGGAGAGATTCCAGCTTATTGAGGTTCTCATGAGTAGCAGACAAG TCCAACGGACAGTGCTGGCGGATGAAGAACCTCTGCTAGACCGACTTTGGGACATCCGACAG ACATCTGTGCGCCAGGTAAACCAGACGCGGTTCTACGTGGCTGAGACCAGGGCTGTGGCCCCCCGAGTCTCCCTGTTTGTGGGTGGCCTGCCACCTGGCTTGTCCTCCCAGGATTACAGTAACCTGCTGCATGAGGCCATGGCCACTAAAG CTGCTGTGGTGTCTGTGAGTCACGTCTACTCCTTACAAG GTGCGGTAATCCTGGATGTCACCTGCTTCGCGGAGGCTGAGCGGCTATACATGCTGGCCAGGGACACAACAGTGCATGGCCGTCCACTGACTGCACTAGTGCTTCCAGATGTGCTG CACACGAagctgcctcctgactgctgccCTCTCCTCGTGTTTGTGAACCCCAAGAGTGGGGGCCTCAAGGGACGAGAACTGCTCTGCAGTTTCCGGAAGCTGCTGAATCCGCACCAGGTCTTTGAGCTAACCAACGGGGGTCCTCTTCCTGG GTTCCACCTTTTCTCCCAGGTGCCCTGTTTTCGGGTACTGGTCTGTGGTGGAGATGGCACCGTTGGCTGGGTGCTCGCTGCCCTGGAGGAGACAAGGCGCCATCTGGCCTGCCCAGAGCCATCTGTGGCCATCCTGCCCCTGGGAACAG GGAATGACCTCGGCCGGGTCCTTCGTTGGGGGGCAGGCTATAGTGGTGAGGACCCATTTTCTGTGCTGGTTTCTGTGGATGAGGCTGATGCTGTGCTCATGGATCGTTGGACAATCCTGCTGGACGCTCATGAAATGAACAGTACAGAGAACAATGTGGGGGAAGCAGAGCCGCCCAAG ATTGTTCAGATGAATAACTACTGTGGCATTGGCATTGATGCGGAGCTCAGTCTGGACTTCCACCAGGCACGTGAGGAGGAGCCTGGCAAATTCACAAGCAG GTTCCACAACAAGGGCGTGTATGTGCGGGTCGGGCTGCAGAAGATCAGCCACTCTCGAAGCCTACACAAGGAGATTCGGCTGCAGGTGGAGCAGCAGGAGGTGGAGCTACCCAGCATTGAGGGTCTCATCTTCATTAACATCCCCAG CTGGGGCTCAGGGGCTGACCTGTGGGGCTCTGACAGCGACTCAAGGTTTGAGAAGCCACGCATAGACGACGGGCTGTTGGAGGTGGTGGGTGTGACAGGCGTCGTGCACATG GGCCAGGTACAAGGTGGGCTGCGCTCTGGTATCCGCATTGCCCAGGGCTCCTACTTCCGTGTCACGCTCCTCAAGGCTACTCCAGTGCAGGTGGATGGTGAGCCCTGGGTTCAGGCCCCAGGTCACATGATCATCTCTGCTACTGCACCTAAG GTTCACATGCTGAGGAAGGCTAAGCAGAAGCCCAGGAAGGCTGGCGCCATCAGGGATACCCGAGTGGACACCTTGCCTGCTTCTGAGGGCAGTCCTTTATAG
- the Dgkq gene encoding diacylglycerol kinase theta isoform X3, producing MVLPPSCVRLLSRNFSKMHCFRIPETMVLELGNGDDGLDGNAAIGTGREVLTATESTKQTLKIFDGNDSMKKNQFRLVTVSRLAQHEEVMEAALRAYYISEDPKDFQLQALPLSLLSGNAQALGKAGTTEEEATKGSGPEAWVIRSLPRTQEILKIYPGWLKVGVAYVSIRVNSQSTARSVVQEVLPLLGRQGENLERFQLIEVLMSSRQVQRTVLADEEPLLDRLWDIRQTSVRQVNQTRFYVAETRAVAPRVSLFVGGLPPGLSSQDYSNLLHEAMATKAAVVSVSHVYSLQGAVILDVTCFAEAERLYMLARDTTVHGRPLTALVLPDVLHTKLPPDCCPLLVFVNPKSGGLKGRELLCSFRKLLNPHQVFELTNGGPLPGFHLFSQVPCFRVLVCGGDGTVGWVLAALEETRRHLACPEPSVAILPLGTGNDLGRVLRWGAGYSGEDPFSVLVSVDEADAVLMDRWTILLDAHEMNSTENNVGEAEPPKIVQMNNYCGIGIDAELSLDFHQAREEEPGKFTSRFHNKGVYVRVGLQKISHSRSLHKEIRLQVEQQEVELPSIEGLIFINIPSWGSGADLWGSDSDSRFEKPRIDDGLLEVVGVTGVVHMGQVQGGLRSGIRIAQGSYFRVTLLKATPVQVDGEPWVQAPGHMIISATAPKVHMLRKAKQKPRKAGAIRDTRVDTLPASEGSPL from the exons ATGGTACTGCCTCCTTCGTGTGTGCGCCTGTTGTCCCGAAACTTCAGCAAGATGCATTGCTTCCGAATCCCTGAGACCATGGTCCTGGAGCTTG GTAATGGGGATGATGGCCTAGATGGGAATGCTGCTATAGGCACAGGCAGAGAGGTGCTGACAGCTACAGAATCCA CCAAACAGACCCTGAAGATCTTCGATGGCAACGactccatgaaaaaaaatcagtttcgtCTAGTTACAGTTTCCCGCCTGGCTCAGCACGAGGAAGTGATG GAGGCAGCACTCCGAGCCTACTATATCAGTGAGGACCCTAAGGACTTCCAGCTGCAGGCACTCCCCCTGTCCTTACTGTCTGGCAATGCCCAGGCTTTGGGGAAGGCTGGGACCACTGAGGAGGAGGCTACTAAAGGCTCTGGGCCTGAGGCTTGGGTCATCAGGTCTCTGCCTCGTACCCAGGAGATCCTGAAGATCTACCCTGGCTGGCTCAA GGTAGGTGTGGCCTATGTGTCCATCCGTGTGAACTCCCAGAGTACAGCACGGTCTGTGGTTCAAGAGGTTCTCCCACTGTTAGGACGACAG GGTGAAAACCTGGAGAGATTCCAGCTTATTGAGGTTCTCATGAGTAGCAGACAAG TCCAACGGACAGTGCTGGCGGATGAAGAACCTCTGCTAGACCGACTTTGGGACATCCGACAG ACATCTGTGCGCCAGGTAAACCAGACGCGGTTCTACGTGGCTGAGACCAGGGCTGTGGCCCCCCGAGTCTCCCTGTTTGTGGGTGGCCTGCCACCTGGCTTGTCCTCCCAGGATTACAGTAACCTGCTGCATGAGGCCATGGCCACTAAAG CTGCTGTGGTGTCTGTGAGTCACGTCTACTCCTTACAAG GTGCGGTAATCCTGGATGTCACCTGCTTCGCGGAGGCTGAGCGGCTATACATGCTGGCCAGGGACACAACAGTGCATGGCCGTCCACTGACTGCACTAGTGCTTCCAGATGTGCTG CACACGAagctgcctcctgactgctgccCTCTCCTCGTGTTTGTGAACCCCAAGAGTGGGGGCCTCAAGGGACGAGAACTGCTCTGCAGTTTCCGGAAGCTGCTGAATCCGCACCAGGTCTTTGAGCTAACCAACGGGGGTCCTCTTCCTGG GTTCCACCTTTTCTCCCAGGTGCCCTGTTTTCGGGTACTGGTCTGTGGTGGAGATGGCACCGTTGGCTGGGTGCTCGCTGCCCTGGAGGAGACAAGGCGCCATCTGGCCTGCCCAGAGCCATCTGTGGCCATCCTGCCCCTGGGAACAG GGAATGACCTCGGCCGGGTCCTTCGTTGGGGGGCAGGCTATAGTGGTGAGGACCCATTTTCTGTGCTGGTTTCTGTGGATGAGGCTGATGCTGTGCTCATGGATCGTTGGACAATCCTGCTGGACGCTCATGAAATGAACAGTACAGAGAACAATGTGGGGGAAGCAGAGCCGCCCAAG ATTGTTCAGATGAATAACTACTGTGGCATTGGCATTGATGCGGAGCTCAGTCTGGACTTCCACCAGGCACGTGAGGAGGAGCCTGGCAAATTCACAAGCAG GTTCCACAACAAGGGCGTGTATGTGCGGGTCGGGCTGCAGAAGATCAGCCACTCTCGAAGCCTACACAAGGAGATTCGGCTGCAGGTGGAGCAGCAGGAGGTGGAGCTACCCAGCATTGAGGGTCTCATCTTCATTAACATCCCCAG CTGGGGCTCAGGGGCTGACCTGTGGGGCTCTGACAGCGACTCAAGGTTTGAGAAGCCACGCATAGACGACGGGCTGTTGGAGGTGGTGGGTGTGACAGGCGTCGTGCACATG GGCCAGGTACAAGGTGGGCTGCGCTCTGGTATCCGCATTGCCCAGGGCTCCTACTTCCGTGTCACGCTCCTCAAGGCTACTCCAGTGCAGGTGGATGGTGAGCCCTGGGTTCAGGCCCCAGGTCACATGATCATCTCTGCTACTGCACCTAAG GTTCACATGCTGAGGAAGGCTAAGCAGAAGCCCAGGAAGGCTGGCGCCATCAGGGATACCCGAGTGGACACCTTGCCTGCTTCTGAGGGCAGTCCTTTATAG
- the Tmem175 gene encoding endosomal/lysosomal proton channel TMEM175, whose amino-acid sequence MSRLQTQEQAVDSEGDSSLYRRDKEGTQSSHRMLGFSDALLSIIATVMILPVTHTEISPEQQFDKSIQKLLATRIAVYLMTFLIVTVAWTAHTRLFQVVGKIDDTLALLNLACMMTITLLPYTFSLMVTFPDVPLGIFLFCMCVIAIGSVQAVIVGYAFHFPHLLHPQIRCSPHRALSRRHILYLVLRGPALCFVAAVFSLFFFPLSYLLMVTVIFLPHISKATTWCKDKFMGHRESPAHSVEPFSIDLHAPLSKERVEAFSDGVYAIVATLLILDICEDNVPDPKDVQEKFSGSLVAALGAYGPQFLAYFGSFATVGLLWFAHHSLFLHVQKATQTMGLLNILSLAFVGGLPLAYQQTSAFARQPRDELERVRVSCAIIFFASIFQFAIWTTALLHQTETLQPAVQFGGQEHAFMFAKLALYPCASLLAFAATCLLSRFSTAIFHLMQISVPFAFLLLRLLVRLALASLQVLRDLWPEHPQQDQGEPESQSQLLPAPC is encoded by the exons ATGTCCAGGCTCCAGACCCAGGAGCAGGCAGTGGATTCTGAGGGAGACTCATCCCTATACAGGAGAGACAAGGAGGGGACACAGAGCTCCCACCGAATGCTGGGCTTCAGTGATGCGCTGCTGTCCATCATCGCCACGGTCATG atCCTGCCTGTGACCCACACAGAGATCTCACCAGAACAG CAATTTGACAAAAGTATACAGAAACTTCTAGCAACTAGGATTGCTGTCTACCTCATGACATTTCTAATTGTAACTGTGGCCTGGACAGCACATACCAG ATTGTTCCAAGTTGTTGGAAAAATAGATGATACACTTGCCTTGCTCAACCTG GCCTGCATGATGACTATCACCCTTCTGCCCTACACA TTTTCGCTAATGGTAACATTCCCTGATGTGCCCCTGGGCATCTTCCTgttctgcatgtgtgtgattgCCATTGGATCTGTGCAG GCAGTGATTGTGGGTTATGCCTTCCACTTCCCACATCTGCTGCATCCACAAATCCGGTGCTCTCCACACAGGGCCCTGTCCCGGCGGCACATCCTGTACCTAGTCCTCCGTGGTCCAGCACTGTGTTTTGTTGCAGctgtcttttccctcttcttcttccccttg TCATACCTGCTGATGGTGACTGTCATCTTCCTCCCTCACATCAGCAAGGCTACCACCTGGTGCAAAGACAAGTTCATGG GCCACAGGGAGTCTCCAGCTCACAGTGTGGAGCCCTTCAGTATTGACCTGCATGCGCCCCTCAGCAAAGAGCGGGTGGAAGCTTTCAGTGACGGTGTCTATGCCATCGTGGCCACACTCCTCATCCTGGACATCTG TGAGGACAATGTTCCGGATCCCAAGGACGTGCAAGAGAAATTCAGTGGCAGCCTTGTGGCTGCCCTGGGTGCATATGGGCCACAATTCCTGGCATACTTCGGCTCCTTCGCTACAGTGGGTCTGCTCTGGTTTGCCCACCATTCACTCTTCCTGCATGTCCAGAAGGCTACACAGACCATGGGGTTACTCAACATACTGTCACTGGCCTTTGTGGGGGGCCTTCCTCTGGCCTACCAGCAAACCTCAGCCTTCGCCCGGCAACCCCGTGATGAGCTTGAGCGCGTGCGTGTCAGCTGTGCCATCATCTTCTTTGCCAGCATCTTCCAGTTTGCCATCTGGACTACAGCCCTGCTGCATCAGACAGAAACACTGCAGCCAGCTGTGCAATTTGGGGGGCAGGAGCATGCTTTCATGTTTGCCAAGCTTGCATTATATCCCTGTGCCAGCCTGCTGGCCTTTGCTGCCACCTGCCTGCTGAGTCGGTTCAGCACAGCCATCTTCCATCTCATGCAGATTTCAGTGCCCTTTGCATTCCTGTTGCTCCGTCTCCTTGTACGCCTTGCCCTGGCAAGCCTTCAAGTCCTGCGGGACCTCTGGCCAGAgcatccccaacaagaccagggTGAACCCGAGTCACAGTCCCAGCTCTTGCCTGCCCCCTGCTAA